The stretch of DNA tgtTGCTAACCTAccctcttggggctcagaggTGGGTTAGGGAAGAGAGCCAATTGCTTCAATAACCTCCCCAAAACAAGGTAATGGGCTCATGCCCAGACAGATTTCACAGATACCTCTCTTCATAGAAAAGagacaaaaacatattttctctCTATATACAAGTCCCCAAGGCCTAGTCTTTATTGACATTGAGCAGGTATTACATAATCAGAATGCAACCCaatttgcaggacagggactgtatccgatgtGATCAAATTGTATgtacccgagggcttagtacagtgcttggaacatagtaagtgctcagcaaataccatgattataggcaatttacatttcaatcaatcagtcatattttttgagtgtctactgtgtgcagactagactgtgagcccgttgttgagaagggaccgtctctatttgttgccaacttgtacttcccaagtgcttaatacagtgctgtgcactgttctacCCCACTGTGGCTACTGTGTACTACTGTGGTTAGTACAATactaccactgtactaaacacccttTTGTGAGGCCTACTCACTTCCTCTTCTTGAGTCTACATCCTCAAAAGGAGCAAGCTTTACCATAGAATTTCTGACAGATGTAGTCTCCCATTGTGGAGGGTGGGGGTAAAAAAGGAAAGATCCATCTGGAAAAAAGAGGCAACAGGTTCTTTCCATCCTTTCCCACAAGCCACCAGAGCCCAGATACATCCTAGACCTGGGAGTCTTCCAGGTTTAAGCCCCATCCAGATGGGCCCAAAATGGCTATTGGCAACCCCAGCCTCTTCTGGGAGGGGATGTGATACATCCAACTCGGTCCAAGAGAGCCCTTGTCAAAGCATTGGTTCAAGGGTGACCAAAACCACTCACAGTAACTCCAGGGGTCTCCTACTCACAGTAACTCAAGGGGTCTCTTTGAAGAGATTGCTTGGAATTGTTTCTCCAGGGTCAAAACGGGTCACATTCAGAGCTGAGCCTCTGCCAACTTTCTGGTCTTGCGGCTCCAAAGAttaagccaagctagctctcttcctcccttcaaagccctactgggagctcacctcctccaggaggccttcccaaactgagccccctccttcctctccccctcctccccatcccccctgccatacctccttcccctccccacagcacctgtatatatatatatatacatataagtttgtatgtatttattactcctttttatttgtacatatttattctatttgttttgttctctgtctccccctcctagactgtgagcccactgttgggtagggaccgtctctatatgttgccaacttgtacttcccaagtgcttagtacagtgctctgcacacagtaagtgctcaataaatatgattgaatgaatgaataataaaagtgtacaaatccaaaggcagaggtaacacagaagggaaagggagtaggggacagCCAATGCACTTGACCCTAACAAGAATGGATTTTGACAAACATGTTCTGTTCTCAAAAATGGTGATCTGTCTCAATCAAAGAGGATTTATGACTCAAAAGCTTGTTCCATCAGATCCTGCTTCCTTCCAGGATGCAGCAGAATGAATCACGGTCTTTGCATGAAGACAGTTTTCCCTCTGAacacatttctcagagcctctttcatgtctttgttcctcaggctgtagatgaaggggttcagcatgggggtgaccaccgTGTACATCACGGAGGCTATCGAGCCCTTCCatgatgcttgggtagatacggggCTGAGGTAGACCCCAAAACTAGTGCCATAGAATAAGGAGACCCCTGATAGATGTGAGCAACAGGTGTTGAAGGCTTTATATCTTCCTTCGGCAGATGGGACTCTCAGTATGGTGGTTATGATGCGGGTGTAAGAGAAAAGGATACCCATAACGGGAATAATACCCAATATAACTGTCAGCACATACAGCAATACATCATTGATCAAAGTGTCTGTGCAGGAAAGCTTTAGGACCCTGTTAGgctcacagaaaaagtgaaggatttcattgtCTGTACAGAAAGATAGCGGAACCACCAATAATGTGTGAACCAGGGCATCAAGGCCACTGAcactccaggacccagcaaccatcagggcacagagccTTGGggtcatgatggtggtgtagtggagggggtggcatatagccaGGTAGCGATCACAAGCCATCACGGTGAGGAGGAAATGGTCTAGAcctaaaaagagaaggaaaaaacacatttgggccaggcagccagcgTAGGATATAGACTTATCTTGGGTCTGGAGGTTGGCCAACATCTTGGGGATCATGGTAGATAATAGACAGGCgtcggccagggagaggttgatgaggaagaaatacatgggggtgtgcaggtgcgtgTTGGAGCCGACggccaggacgatgagcaggttccccaggaccccaagcaggtacatccagaggaacagcccAAAGAAGAGCTGCCACTGCTCCACCCAGTcaaacagtcccaggaggaggaatatcGGGACGCTGGTTTGGTTCCCCTTCACCATGGGGCCAGAGAATCTGCTCGGAGAGACATGGCAGGAGAATGAGATGACAGATCAATCACATCCTGGTTCTGGCTCAACTTACATTCTATGcggtttaatgtgtgtgtgtgtttgtgtgtgtgtgtgtgtctgtgtgcttttgtgtgtgtgtattgggaggggagggaggttaaCATGGGCAGAGTAAACAGTGGAGAGGCTCCGACACTCAACTACAGACCGGCCCAGCTCTATTGGAAAGGTGGTTAGGAGGCCTGGGGTCTGGCTGGACATCTCGTTCATCTgaaattctcccactcccactctcccGCCTTCCTGGGGTGCTGCGTCTGCCATTCCTGGGCCCTGTGTGTGTGTCAGCAAAGGGTGTAGCAGATTctttcaatagcattgattgaactcttactgtgtgcagagcactgtactaagcactaggaaatgcAATTCCGCCCGACCCCCAGGCATagcactgggctctcccagtcTGGCTGCTCCCCATTCTCCATGGAACACCCCATCAGAGGTTcagagcccatcatcagtggcccctcaggcttctcctcacccTACTGAAAagtcccagtttcttcagacactccactcccagactttcttccccatcactgttctctcctgggccttctccaaatccaggaTAAGAACTGGGTCATTGAGAATCATGAGCgatttctcttgttctttccatgatgtccaatcccctaaataccattcatcctggtagagaagcagtgtggctttgtggaaaaagcacggacttgggagtcacaggtcatgggttctaatcctcactccaccacttgtcaactgtgtgactttgggtaagtcacttaacttctctgtgcctctgttccctcacctgtaaaatggggattaagactctgagccccacgtgggacaacctgataaccttgtatctaccccagtgcttagaacagtgttttgcacatagtaagtgcttatcaagtaccatcatcattattattgttattattgccattatcagCTACAGCTCACAGATTTCACagaatctggcacataataagcgcttaataaataccatcatttattattcttattattccagtTAGCCATGAAGGAATTTTGTTTGGTTACCTGCTTTTTTTGGTTCTTACCTAGGCTTATAAAAGGGTCCTTTTTCACACCTTCCTGGCTTCAAGTAAGccactcctttcttttttttaactcccCCTGTCAGCTTTTTCCTCACTAAGGTCTATGTTTTGTAAAAAATTTTTTAGAAATTCAATAGACCACGATTGTTAGTTTGTGGATTTCTTTCCAAGAAAGAATGTCAAATGTTCACAAGTAATGATCACTATGGCAGAGTGATTCTTCTATCTCCTGCACTTGGACTAACTGTCCCAGAAAAGAGTCATTTGTCCTCTCCAAAAACTCtaatttcacttcctccttccctaatcCCCAATGACCTTGTCATCTCCTTTGAGGTGAAATCTAAAGCATCAGACCTAACTTGCCCAAGACCCACCTTCAACCTCCATAatgctcttctatctctccttccaccctctccttcttaccagctttcaagagaaagtctcccacagcctttccaaatctgtgcctctctcttgcctctcccccaactgattgattcctcactccctttcccttgcccagaattcattctcccttcaagtctccccagcttcatagctctcctgaaatcccacttcctccaggatgttGTCCCTGATTGAGGCCCACCATCCCAGCTCATGTTATCTTAGCATTAAACACCTAAGCATTTATTAACTCACATGGAGCTTTCACTATCTTTCATTAGCACTATGTACTTGAAGAACCCCGcatgaaggaaaactcacattatagtACTTCCATTATGTTCATCGCTTCCTTTATTGCATCTCATCGTATccagaggagatgtgtcttttggGAAGACTGTTCCCTAATTTGTTCAaaaactgtgttctatccaaaacataTAGTGAAGACATGTGTTTTAGCACAACTGACTGTATAGTATGATCAtcttatttttgttttcattttattctcttATCCATTTTGCCATCCCCTTCTTATTCCAGTTTTATCTGTTTCATCCTTCCTCCTACTCCACTGATTGTAAATAATGTATCTGCCTGGCTTccgcagtagattgtaaactctttcatggtaaggaccatgtcttttacctctattgcattcagcaactgcttttctttgcttccccatatttcacaaataccaattataTCAAACTCCTCCTATTTTCCAAATAATTCACCACAGGAGACTTGCCCAGGGAGCCAAAGATACTGCTGGGGCTGTCCTTCTCCTGAGGTAGCTCTTACCTGGAATGTCCGTGCCGGCCTCTGACTCTGAGTGAAGGGGCTTCTGTCTTTTATTTGTCTCCTCTTGGCTGCAAGAATTGCCCTGCTCAGAGTTCCTAAGCAAGGCTGTTGCAATCTGGAATCAtgtctccttgcccacaaggtagTGTGGGAGGGAGCGGGCTCAAGGCAagactatttgcaggagtctctgggcccctgggacaCCGTTCCACAAGTCCCAAGCTCCTTgttagaaacagtgctctgcatatagtaagcactcgatagctacgattgatgatttaaaaaccaaacaaacactaagtgcctgatctctgtcccagctcctctggGCTATAATGGAGGGATTCAGATGCCTTTTCCTGGTCCTCATCCAGGCTACCCATCAGACCTTTGTTTGTTGATTGCAGGTGGGGCTCTGGATATAATGAGATTTG from Tachyglossus aculeatus isolate mTacAcu1 unplaced genomic scaffold, mTacAcu1.pri scaffold_67_arrow_ctg3, whole genome shotgun sequence encodes:
- the LOC119923944 gene encoding olfactory receptor 7A10-like, with protein sequence MVKGNQTSVPIFLLLGLFDWVEQWQLFFGLFLWMYLLGVLGNLLIVLAVGSNTHLHTPMYFFLINLSLADACLLSTMIPKMLANLQTQDKSISYAGCLAQMCFFLLFLGLDHFLLTVMACDRYLAICHPLHYTTIMTPRLCALMVAGSWSVSGLDALVHTLLVVPLSFCTDNEILHFFCEPNRVLKLSCTDTLINDVLLYVLTVILGIIPVMGILFSYTRIITTILRVPSAEGRYKAFNTCCSHLSGVSLFYGTSFGVYLSPVSTQASWKGSIASVMYTVVTPMLNPFIYSLRNKDMKEALRNVFRGKTVFMQRP